From Marivirga harenae, one genomic window encodes:
- the gldD gene encoding gliding motility lipoprotein GldD: MSILKISGFFIIVSIFFMSCESDYYPKPKGFNRIDLPAHQYQALPDSFPFSFEHSAHAKILPDSSYIRERYWFALFYPEFIAEIHITYKPLHNNRDSLRSNIDDAYKLTTKHQIKASSIQETIMITPNGKKVSLAELKGDVPSQFQFYTTDSSTHFLRGALYFRTATENDSLAPVIEYVKKDIIHSLNTLEWK; this comes from the coding sequence ATGAGTATTTTGAAAATATCAGGTTTTTTTATCATCGTTTCGATTTTCTTTATGTCGTGCGAATCAGATTATTATCCGAAACCAAAAGGATTTAATAGAATAGATTTGCCAGCGCATCAATATCAGGCATTACCTGATTCTTTTCCATTTAGCTTTGAGCATTCAGCTCATGCTAAAATTTTACCGGATTCTTCATATATACGCGAGAGATATTGGTTTGCTTTGTTTTATCCTGAATTTATTGCTGAAATCCATATTACCTATAAACCATTGCATAATAATCGTGATTCGCTTAGGTCAAATATAGATGATGCTTACAAACTGACTACTAAGCACCAAATTAAGGCTAGTTCCATTCAAGAAACGATAATGATCACCCCAAATGGAAAAAAAGTATCACTGGCCGAATTAAAAGGAGATGTCCCCAGTCAATTTCAATTCTATACCACAGATTCAAGCACTCATTTCTTGAGAGGTGCGCTTTATTTTAGGACTGCTACCGAAAATGATTCTTTAGCGCCCGTCATAGAATATGTCAAAAAAGATATTATCCACAGTTTAAATACTTTGGAGTGGAAATAG